A section of the Elizabethkingia anophelis R26 genome encodes:
- the ubiE gene encoding bifunctional demethylmenaquinone methyltransferase/2-methoxy-6-polyprenyl-1,4-benzoquinol methylase UbiE, whose product MEHNTITPYNSEQSKKNQVEEMFDNIAPKYDLLNHVLSMKIDVTWRNKLVKWLKIDSPNRILDVATGTGDLALTIQKGTGADVVGYDLSQQMLNVGIEKVKRAGLQDKIQMIKGDAEHMPFKDNEFDAITAAFGVRNFENLEKGLAEMKRVVKTNGNVFILEFSKVEGFLGPFYMFYFKNILPNIGKLISKDSRAYTYLPDSVNAFPYGEKMKNILLDLGFSKVEYKKLTFGIATIYKATK is encoded by the coding sequence TTGGAACATAATACAATAACCCCATATAATTCGGAACAAAGTAAGAAAAATCAGGTAGAAGAAATGTTTGATAACATTGCTCCTAAATATGATTTGCTTAACCACGTTTTGTCCATGAAAATAGATGTTACATGGAGAAACAAGCTGGTAAAGTGGCTTAAAATTGACAGTCCGAACAGAATATTGGATGTGGCAACAGGTACAGGAGATCTGGCACTGACTATACAAAAAGGAACAGGTGCTGATGTTGTAGGATACGACCTTTCTCAACAAATGCTGAATGTTGGAATAGAGAAAGTGAAAAGAGCAGGACTTCAGGATAAAATCCAGATGATAAAAGGAGATGCAGAGCATATGCCTTTTAAGGATAATGAGTTCGATGCCATTACAGCTGCATTTGGTGTAAGAAACTTTGAAAATTTAGAAAAAGGCCTTGCCGAAATGAAGAGAGTTGTAAAAACGAACGGAAATGTTTTTATTTTGGAATTTTCTAAAGTAGAAGGGTTTTTAGGGCCGTTTTACATGTTTTATTTTAAAAATATCCTGCCAAATATAGGAAAGCTTATTTCCAAAGACAGCCGTGCATACACTTATCTGCCGGATTCTGTGAATGCATTCCCTTATGGTGAGAAAATGAAAAACATTTTGCTGGATTTAGGATTCTCAAAAGTTGAATATAAAAAACTGACTTTTGGAATCGCAACTATTTATAAAGCAACAAAGTAA